The following is a genomic window from Prevotella sp. E13-17.
TGGCCAAGGAAATGTTTTAGCTCATGGATTCTTTCCTCCACCTGCTGGCGGTTTTTATTCTGGCCATCTTCATTTTGATGATGATGAGAATTGGTCTGTAAATGGTACAGGGATAGATTTGGAAACTGTCGCAATTCATGAAATAGGCCACGTATTAGGATTGGAGCATTCAACATGTCCTGATGCTATTATGTATCCATATTATATTGGAGTTCATAGGGGCTTATCTATGGACGATATAATAGCAATTAAGACATTGTATTCGGATATAAAGGTAACAGGACCTGTTGTCATATGTAATACCGAAGAATATAGTGTAGAGAATGTTCCTGATTACGCAGTAATTCATTGGAGTACAACAAACACAAATTTACAACTCGTAACGGGGCAAGGCAGTGAGATCGCAGAATTCCTGAAGCTAGGAAATGGAGAATGTGGAATTGTCGCGCAGATACAGATGGAGTCGTCAATAATTAGTGATACGCTGATGGTTTGGGCAGGTGTCCCTTCGTCCCCCCAAATACTGTATTGGCCAAGCAAGCTTAATCCTAATTCTATTTATAGTGTTAGTGCAACCCAATCTTGTGAACAGGAAGTTAATCAATACCAGTGGACATTGCAGGGTGGTACTATTATTGGCTCAAGTACGGGTTCTAGCGTTATGTTTAGGACTGGAGGAACTGGTACAGAAGTGCAGCTCTCTGTACGTGCAAAGAATGTTTGCGGGTGGGGAAGTGTATCGTCTAAGGCTGGTAGAGTCAAAGATGGCAATTCCGTAGTCACTGGCACAGGCGATGGGAGAACGATTAATATAACAATGCAAGATCCAGGTCGTTATGAGATTCAGCTATGGAACAAGACGCATTTGCTGCGTAAAGAAATTACTGAATTCCAACAATATACACTGAATATCAATGCGCTCCCCTCAGATATCTATTTTGTCAAAGTACTTAAAGATGGTGAAGTGGTACAACAATCAAAGTTTCTAAAATAATATAAATACGACATCTCATATTGTTTTAGTTGGTGAGCCAAACTGACAGCGCCGATATTTGTGTGGAATATCGGCGCTAAAAGTATTAAAAAGTTACTAGTTAAAAGCTTAGACGCAAGTTCCAGCATCACCAGCGGTCCTTAGTGGTGATGTCGTCAGCCCAGCGGTGGTCTTTGGGGAAGGCTTGGCCGTTCCAGGCCTTCACCTGTGTCCACGGCTCGGCCTCAGCCGTCCAGAAGTCGTGGTCGGCAGGCAGACCGAGCGGCATCAGCGAGAGCGACGTCATGTAGAGCGAGCCGTTGTTGGTGTACCAGTCGGCCGTCTCGGGCTGATGACCGCA
Proteins encoded in this region:
- a CDS encoding matrixin family metalloprotease; translation: MKERIYLVFLLVLLFCSNSSAQIKIDDGPIIELSPEVSTYSLRGVKWKKTNLCYYIYNSSNHLTLQERVSAIQNAFQIWQSQCALTFTQVYTASQADIVVKWATRDHGDNSPFDGQGNVLAHGFFPPPAGGFYSGHLHFDDDENWSVNGTGIDLETVAIHEIGHVLGLEHSTCPDAIMYPYYIGVHRGLSMDDIIAIKTLYSDIKVTGPVVICNTEEYSVENVPDYAVIHWSTTNTNLQLVTGQGSEIAEFLKLGNGECGIVAQIQMESSIISDTLMVWAGVPSSPQILYWPSKLNPNSIYSVSATQSCEQEVNQYQWTLQGGTIIGSSTGSSVMFRTGGTGTEVQLSVRAKNVCGWGSVSSKAGRVKDGNSVVTGTGDGRTINITMQDPGRYEIQLWNKTHLLRKEITEFQQYTLNINALPSDIYFVKVLKDGEVVQQSKFLK